From the genome of Vigna angularis cultivar LongXiaoDou No.4 chromosome 11, ASM1680809v1, whole genome shotgun sequence, one region includes:
- the LOC128194722 gene encoding uncharacterized protein LOC128194722 isoform X2 yields MREREREREREQPREEPFLSFSAVQRAPMGSCSNLRRGLEEDLSWASGEDEVLAPRAGRGSEELLKFLEDLDLHVWEEMDPKILQRKSTRGS; encoded by the exons ATGAGagaaagggagagagagagagagagagagcagccAAGGGAGGAACCCTTTCTCTCGTTTTCAGCCGTCCAAAGAGCACCCATGGGAAGCTGTTCCAACCTTAGAAGGGGCTTAGAGGAGGATCTGAGTTGGGCATCTGGTGAGGATGAAGTTCTTGCGCCAAGAGCTGGAAGAGGAAGTGAAGAGCTACTGAAGTTCTTGGAAGATCTTGATCTGCACGTCTGGGAGGAGATGGATCCcaaaattttacaaagaaagtctacaagag GAAGTTAA
- the LOC128194722 gene encoding uncharacterized protein LOC128194722 isoform X1, whose protein sequence is MREREREREREQPREEPFLSFSAVQRAPMGSCSNLRRGLEEDLSWASGEDEVLAPRAGRGSEELLKFLEDLDLHVWEEMDPKILQRKSTRVEGLSRDPVQLEEEMEDRFRRIQCYLCSCV, encoded by the exons ATGAGagaaagggagagagagagagagagagagcagccAAGGGAGGAACCCTTTCTCTCGTTTTCAGCCGTCCAAAGAGCACCCATGGGAAGCTGTTCCAACCTTAGAAGGGGCTTAGAGGAGGATCTGAGTTGGGCATCTGGTGAGGATGAAGTTCTTGCGCCAAGAGCTGGAAGAGGAAGTGAAGAGCTACTGAAGTTCTTGGAAGATCTTGATCTGCACGTCTGGGAGGAGATGGATCCcaaaattttacaaagaaagtctacaagag ttgAAGGATTGTCACGTGATCCTGTGCAAttggaggaagagatggaagatcgttttagaaggattcaatgttatctttGCAGTTGCGTCTGA
- the LOC108334126 gene encoding LOW QUALITY PROTEIN: beclin-1-like protein (The sequence of the model RefSeq protein was modified relative to this genomic sequence to represent the inferred CDS: deleted 1 base in 1 codon) — protein sequence MKKGDNKGRTRTFPVDPNVPRWVCQNCRNPLCIVGVDSYADKFFNDPSRSGMQGSSVHGASSVLSATKMDNSYVVLPKQRPQAQGNAHRPRGDAAAAAAQPGKAMEESFVVVYKSESGTDGGGAHSPGAGADSGGHLQPHNSGFNSTITVLTRAFEIATTQTQVEQPLCLDCMRILSDKLDKEVEDVNRDIESYEACLKRLEGEARDVLSEADFLKEKLKIEEEERRLEAAIEESERQNAEINAELKELELKSSRFNELEERYWHEFNNFQFQLISHQEERDAILAKIEVSQAHLELLKRTNVLNDAFPISHDGEFGTINNFRLGRLPKIPVEWDEINAAWGQACLLLHTMCQYFRPKFQYRIKIIPMGSYPRITDTNNSTFELFGPVNLFWSTRYDKAMTLFLACLKDFADFAKSKDQENNIPPEKCFKLPYKIDNDKVENYSITQSFNKQENWTKSLKYTLCNLKWALYWFVGNTNFQPLSAMVSSMHAEVQAVGSVYTKCT from the exons ATGAAGAAGGGCGATAATAAGGGTCGGACTCGGACCTTCCCGGTGGATCCGAACGTTCCCCGATGGGTTTGCCAGAACTGCCGCAACCCTCTCTGCATCGTCGGCGTGGACTCTTACGCTGACAAATTCTTCAACGATCCTTCTCGCTCCG GGATGCAAGGGTCGTCCGTTCATGGTGCCAGCAGTGTGCTGAGTGCAACTAAAATGGACAATTCGTATGTTGTGCTTCCCAAGCAGAGACCCCAGGCTCAGGGAAATGCTCATCGCCCACGTGGTGATGCTGCCGCCGCCGCTGCACAGCCTGGAAAGGCGATGGAGGAGTCGTTTGTGGTTGTGTACAAGTCTGAATCGGGGACGGATGGAGGCGGGGCTCATTCGCCTGGCGCCGGTGCTGATTCTGGTGGCCATTTGCAGCCTCATAACTCTGGGTTTAATTCCACTATTACTGTCCTGACTCGAGCGTTTGAGATTGCCACGACGCAGACCCAG GTTGAACAGCCTTTATGCCTTGATTGCATGAGGATTTTGTCCGATAAACTTGATAAAGAGGTTGAAGATGTGAACAGGGACATTGAATCCTACGAGGCCTGTCTTAAACGCTTGGAGGGGGAGGCTAGAGATGTCCTCAGTGAGGCTGATTTTCTTAAGGAGAAACTGAAG ATTGAGGAAGAAGAACGAAGACTTGAAGCAGCAATTGAAGAATCTGAGAGACAAAACGCTGAAATAAATGCTGAACTGAAGGAACTAGAGTTAAAATCAAGTCGCTTTAATGAATTGGAAGAGAG GTATTGGCATGAGTTCAACAATTTTCAGTTTCAATTAATTTCACATCAG GAGGAGAGAGATGCAATCTTGGCAAAgattgaagtttcacaagctcaTTTAGAATTGTTGAAGCGAACAAATGTGCTCAATGATGCCTTCCCCATTTCTCACGATGGAGAGTTTGGAACAATTAACAACTTTCGACTTGGAAGACTCCCTAAAATTCCA GTTGAATGGGATGAGATAAATGCTGCCTGGGGCCAAGCTTGCCTTTTACTTCATACTATGTGCCAGTATTTCCGGCCGAAGTTTCA ATATCGGATAAAGATAATTCCTATGGGTAGCTACCCTCGTATCACAGACACCAATAATAGTACCTTTGAGCT GTTTGGTCCTGTCAACTTGTTCTGGAGTACGCGTTATGACAAAGCAATGACATTGTTTTTAGCTTGCCTCAAGGATTTTGCAGACTTTGCCAAGTCTAAGGATCAAGAGAATAACATACCACCTGAGAAATGTTTCAAACTGCCCTATAA GATTGACAATGACAAAGTGGAAAACTATTCCATCACTCAAAGCTTCAATAAACAGGAAAATTGGACAAAATCTCTGAAGTACACGCTGTGCAATTTGAAATGGGCACTCTATTGGTTTGTAGGAAATACTAATTTCCAACCTCTTTCAGCAATGGTATCTTCG ATGCATGCTGAAGTACAGGCCGTAGGGTCCGTGTACACCAAGTGTACATAA